One stretch of Oryzias latipes chromosome 7, ASM223467v1 DNA includes these proteins:
- the LOC101175136 gene encoding 60S ribosomal protein L22 translates to MAPIQKKKQNTGKGGKKKKQVLKFTLDCTHPVEDGIMDAANFEQFLQERIKVNGKAGNLGGGVVSIERSKSKITVSSEVPFSKRYLKYLTKKYLKKNNLRDWLRVVANTKESYELRYFQINQDEEEEEDED, encoded by the exons ATGGCGCCTATA cagaagaagaagcagaacaCCGGCAAAGgtgggaagaagaagaagcaggtcCTGAAGTTCACTCTAGACTGCACCCATCCTGTGGAGGATGGCATCATGGATGCTGCCAACTTC GAGCAGTTCCTGCAGGAGCGCATCAAGGTGAACGGGAAAGCTGGCAACCTGGGTGGAGGTGTGGTCTCCATCGAGAGGAGCAAGAGCAAAATCACAGTTTCCTCTGAGGTGCCTTTCTCCAAAAG GTATCTGAAGTATCTGACCAAGAAGTACCTGAAGAAGAACAATCTGCGTGACTGGCTGCGCGTGGTCGCCAACACCAAGGAGAGCTACGAACTGCGCTACTTCCAGATTAatcaggatgaagaggaggaggaggatgaagattaG